Proteins from a genomic interval of Cheilinus undulatus linkage group 15, ASM1832078v1, whole genome shotgun sequence:
- the si:ch211-184m13.4 gene encoding G-protein coupled receptor 183, with translation MIGIMAVENTTLDVSENSSNQSNCDVFVYQRAAVVLFPVFYSVVFIISVCGNSLVLYVICQRKQKFNSTSIYLVNLALSDALFTLALPGRITYYIRHFDWPFGDLLCRLTTLLFFANIYAGIGFMTCISLDRYLAMVHPYRLQCLRSIKVVRRVCCLVWALVFLQIAPLMFRSMLHKHQERRTCMEYFNFEGLHFTPYLLLLACVISFCCPLFIIIGCYAKINMKLRSAAKQNSVTGRSRRNHRANTIILLILLTFIVCFSPYHINVMQFMTRKIHHKPTCEELRAFKVSLQITVSLMNLNCCLDPVIYFFAIKTYKKRVLSLFKDYLYTSGASSKVTAENSSSNT, from the exons atgatTGGTATCATGGCTGTTGAAAACACCACCTTGGACGTGTCTGAAAACTCTTCAAACCAGAGCAactgtgatgtttttgtttaccAACGTGCTGCTGTGGTCCTCTTCCCAGTGTTCTACTCTGTGGTTTTCATCATCAGTGTGTGCGGTAACAGCTTGGTCCTCTACGTGATCTGTCAGAGGAAGCAGAAGTTCAATTCCACCTCCATCTATCTGGTCAATCTGGCACTATCTGATGCTCTATTCACACTGGCCCTGCCTGGAAGAATCACCTACTACATCCGCCACTTTGACTGGCCTTTTGGTGACCTCCTCTGCAGACTGACAACACTCCTCTTCTTCGCAAATATATATGCAG GTATTGGCTTTATGACTTGCATTAGTCTGGACCGATACTTGGCCATGGTACATCCCTACCGTCTGCAGTGTTTGCGGAGCATCAAGGTGGTCCGCAGGGTCTGCTGCCTCGTCTGGGCTTTGGTATTCCTGCAGATAGCACCACTCATGTTCCGCAGCATGCTGCACAAGCACCAGGAAAGACGGACCTGCATGGAGTACTTCAACTTCGAGGGCTTACACTTCACTCCGTACCTCCTGCTCCTGGCCTGTGTTATCTCCTTCTGCTGTCCACTCTTCATCATCATCGGCTGCTACGCAAAGATCAACATGAAGCTGAGATCTGCAGCCAAGCAGAACTCTGTGACTGGCAGATCTAGGAGGAATCACAGGGCCAACACCATTattctcctcatcctcctcaccTTTATCGTATGCTTTAGCCCTTACCACATCAACGTTATGCAGTTCATGACAAGAAAGATACACCACAAGCCAACCTGTGAGGAGCTGAGGGCCTTTAAAGTCTCTTTACAG ATTACAGTCTCTCTTATGAATTTGAACTGCTGCCTGGATCCAGTCATCTACTTCTTTGCCATCAAGACCTACAAGAAGCGAGTGTTGAGTCTGTTCAAGGACTATCTGTACACTTCCGGTGCCTCCTCCAAAGTGACAGCTgagaacagcagcagcaacaccTAA